From the genome of Pelobacter propionicus DSM 2379, one region includes:
- a CDS encoding porin LamB: protein MKFSKTLMSITAAGALCAAATPALAFDNEIHGSYLMKYFVTNYEAVGNRYIFRDSDNDFTNSRSRKTSNYFDTRTRFYYSAKASDDLKLVTAFEIDAVFGDRAQQTARNGGAALEADQVNLETKWVYLDFKIPSTPVKITAGIQPIKDKFKGIFFDADVAGINSVTTMGPATIGLGYFRAYDSDLFTTSNDNTNARGVDNLDIVALSADYNVNKNLRVGGAYYLYNDDRSANTLTVHCFGANFDAKINKLALSGFAAMQQGEVKNSDVSISALAFNLAAKHPVGPGTLKVAALYTTGDDGDNNTNTAWQAVNQSPNGANNGTNGNTNMTNSYNESGMMLLNRNTSTGGTTTDYHLVQGAGNLDQGVILATIGYDATINPKWYAKTNVGAAWVSSNNSQMTNLKTHGNNFIGTEINLETGYKLYDNLTASVQGAYVILGGYYSDMDNGRDPANPFTARLALNYAF, encoded by the coding sequence ATGAAGTTTAGCAAAACCCTGATGAGCATCACCGCAGCCGGCGCCCTCTGCGCCGCCGCAACCCCGGCCCTGGCCTTTGACAACGAGATCCACGGATCCTACCTGATGAAGTACTTCGTCACCAACTACGAGGCTGTCGGTAACCGTTACATCTTCCGCGACAGCGACAATGACTTCACCAACTCCCGCAGTAGAAAGACCAGCAACTACTTCGACACTCGCACCCGCTTCTACTACAGCGCAAAGGCCAGCGACGACCTGAAACTGGTCACTGCCTTCGAGATCGACGCCGTGTTCGGCGACAGAGCACAGCAGACCGCGCGCAATGGTGGCGCCGCCCTGGAAGCAGACCAGGTCAACCTTGAAACCAAGTGGGTCTACCTGGACTTCAAAATTCCCTCCACACCGGTCAAGATCACCGCCGGTATCCAGCCGATCAAAGACAAGTTTAAGGGCATCTTCTTCGACGCCGACGTGGCCGGCATCAACAGCGTGACCACCATGGGTCCGGCGACGATTGGCCTGGGCTACTTCCGCGCCTACGATTCCGACCTTTTCACCACCTCCAACGACAACACCAACGCCAGGGGTGTCGACAACCTGGACATCGTGGCCCTCAGTGCCGACTACAACGTCAACAAGAACCTGCGCGTGGGCGGCGCCTACTACCTGTACAACGACGACCGCAGCGCAAACACACTCACCGTGCACTGCTTCGGCGCCAACTTCGACGCCAAGATCAACAAACTGGCCCTGAGCGGCTTCGCCGCCATGCAGCAGGGTGAAGTAAAGAACAGTGATGTCTCCATTTCCGCCCTGGCCTTCAATCTGGCTGCCAAGCACCCGGTGGGTCCGGGTACCCTGAAAGTTGCCGCCCTCTACACAACCGGCGACGACGGCGATAACAACACCAACACCGCCTGGCAGGCTGTCAACCAGTCCCCTAATGGCGCCAACAACGGCACCAACGGCAATACGAACATGACCAACTCCTACAACGAGTCGGGCATGATGCTGTTGAACCGCAACACCAGCACCGGCGGCACCACCACCGACTACCACCTGGTACAGGGCGCCGGCAACCTGGACCAGGGCGTGATCCTGGCAACCATCGGCTATGACGCCACCATCAACCCTAAATGGTACGCCAAGACCAACGTGGGCGCTGCCTGGGTTTCCAGCAACAACTCCCAGATGACGAACCTGAAGACCCATGGTAACAACTTCATAGGTACCGAGATCAATCTTGAGACCGGCTACAAACTGTACGACAACCTGACCGCCAGCGTTCAGGGCGCCTATGTGATCCTGGGCGGCTATTACAGCGACATGGACAACGGCCGTGATCCCGCCAACCCCTTCACCGCCCGTCTGGCGCTGAACTACGCCTTCTAG
- the mce gene encoding methylmalonyl-CoA epimerase, whose translation MLKKINHIGIAVKSLEEALPFYRDNLAMPFAGIEEVAEQKVRVAMLQIGESKIELLEPTSEDSPIAKFLEKNGSGVHHLAYEVDDCAAAIAKMVADGARMIDSAPRNGAHGTKIAFVHPKSSNGILTELCQCGH comes from the coding sequence ATGCTCAAGAAGATCAACCACATCGGCATTGCAGTAAAATCACTGGAAGAAGCCCTTCCCTTCTACCGCGACAACCTGGCCATGCCCTTCGCCGGCATCGAAGAAGTTGCCGAGCAGAAAGTGCGCGTAGCCATGCTGCAGATCGGCGAATCCAAGATCGAGCTTTTGGAGCCGACCAGCGAAGACAGCCCCATCGCCAAGTTCCTGGAAAAGAACGGCTCCGGCGTGCATCACCTGGCCTATGAAGTTGACGACTGCGCCGCCGCCATCGCCAAGATGGTAGCCGACGGCGCCCGCATGATCGACAGCGCACCCCGCAACGGCGCCCACGGCACCAAGATCGCCTTCGTGCACCCCAAGAGCAGCAACGGCATCCTGACCGAACTGTGCCAGTGCGGCCACTGA